Proteins from one Chroococcidiopsis sp. CCMEE 29 genomic window:
- the pstB gene encoding phosphate ABC transporter ATP-binding protein PstB has product MNPNTTDQLKARSAATQTAVLRAENVSIYYGSFLAVREVYLDIPKNQVTAFIGPSGCGKSTLLRCFNRLNDLIPGAKVEGRITFNGINIYDQKVDPVQVRRRVGMVFQKPNPFPKSIYDNIAFGARINGYRRGEMDELVEKSLRQAALWDEVKDKLKESGLSLSGGQQQRLCIARAIALAPEVVLMDEPASALDPISTRRVEELIQDLKEHYTIIIVTHNMQQATRVADMTAFFNAEATEKGQRFGYLVEYDQTQTIFNNPKEEFTRDYVSGRFG; this is encoded by the coding sequence ATGAACCCTAACACTACCGATCAACTGAAGGCTCGAAGTGCTGCCACCCAAACAGCCGTTTTACGAGCAGAGAATGTTTCAATCTACTATGGCTCCTTTTTAGCCGTTCGTGAGGTATACCTAGACATTCCTAAGAATCAAGTAACTGCCTTTATCGGTCCTTCTGGCTGTGGTAAAAGTACCCTTCTTAGATGTTTTAACCGCCTCAATGATTTGATCCCTGGGGCTAAAGTTGAAGGAAGAATTACCTTCAATGGCATCAACATTTACGATCAGAAGGTTGATCCTGTACAAGTACGCCGCCGGGTTGGCATGGTATTCCAGAAACCAAATCCCTTTCCCAAGTCTATTTACGACAATATTGCTTTTGGGGCAAGAATCAATGGCTATCGTCGCGGCGAGATGGATGAGTTAGTGGAGAAATCCCTCCGTCAAGCTGCTCTATGGGATGAAGTAAAGGATAAGCTCAAGGAAAGCGGTCTCTCTCTGTCTGGTGGTCAGCAGCAGCGTTTGTGTATTGCCCGCGCTATAGCCCTTGCACCAGAAGTAGTACTGATGGATGAACCTGCCTCCGCCCTCGACCCCATCTCAACCCGGCGGGTTGAAGAGCTGATTCAGGACCTCAAAGAGCATTACACCATCATCATCGTCACTCACAATATGCAGCAGGCTACCCGGGTAGCTGATATGACGGCTTTCTTCAATGCGGAAGCAACAGAAAAAGGTCAACGCTTTGGCTATCTAGTTGAATACGATCAAACGCAGACTATCTTTAACAACCCTAAGGAAGAATTCACCCGGGATTATGTAAGTGGTCGCTTTGGTTAA
- a CDS encoding biotin transporter BioY — protein sequence MVAAPHQLLWSLIGLLLTIGGTFLEAYVTSAPASWSEHGIQTVSLGVTYQIGAVLLVGCLGGRNAGALSQIAYLILGLTWLPVFAQGGGILYLKQPHFGYLLGFVPGAWVCGFLAFLAPPKLETLAFSCICGLLAIHFCGLSYLILNHFFNWSGSQTLPLLQAVLKYSFYPLPGQLAVVCAVTVLAYGLRLIMFY from the coding sequence ATAGTGGCTGCTCCCCATCAACTACTATGGTCTCTGATTGGCTTACTCCTGACTATTGGTGGTACGTTCCTTGAGGCATATGTCACCAGTGCTCCCGCGAGTTGGAGTGAGCATGGAATTCAGACTGTATCTCTGGGTGTCACCTATCAGATTGGCGCAGTGCTACTGGTAGGTTGTTTAGGCGGTAGAAATGCTGGTGCACTCTCCCAAATCGCTTATTTAATTCTCGGCTTAACCTGGTTACCTGTCTTCGCTCAAGGCGGTGGCATCCTATATCTTAAGCAGCCACACTTTGGCTATTTGCTGGGTTTTGTTCCTGGAGCCTGGGTTTGTGGCTTCCTGGCATTTCTAGCCCCCCCAAAATTAGAAACTCTTGCCTTTAGTTGTATTTGTGGTCTACTGGCAATCCACTTCTGCGGTCTAAGCTATCTGATCCTAAACCACTTCTTTAACTGGTCAGGTTCCCAGACACTGCCTTTACTACAAGCAGTCCTTAAGTATTCTTTCTATCCCCTACCGGGACAGCTAGCAGTAGTTTGTGCTGTTACGGTCTTAGCTTATGGCTTGAGACTCATCATGTTTTATTAG